One genomic segment of Garra rufa chromosome 13, GarRuf1.0, whole genome shotgun sequence includes these proteins:
- the max gene encoding protein max isoform X3, protein MSDNDDIEVDSDADKRAHHNALERKRRDHIKDSFHSLRDSVPALQGEKQSIKQASRAQILDKATEYIQYMRRKNHTHQQDIDDLKRQNALLEQQVRALEKVKGTTQLQANYSSSDSSLYTNPKGSAVSAFDGGSDSSSESEPEEQRTRKKHRPEDS, encoded by the exons ATGAGCGACAACGATGATATCGAGGTCGATAGTGAT GCAGACAAACGGGCACATCACAATGCGCTGGAGCGCAAACGTAGGGACCACATCAAAGACAGCTTTCACAGCCTTCGGGATTCCGTTCCCGCCTTGCAAGGGGAAAAG CAATCTATCAAACAGGCATCCCGAGCTCAAATCCTAGACAAAGCCACAGAGTACATCCAGTACATGCGACGGAAAAACCACACACACCAGCAGGACATTGACGACCTGAAGAGGCAGAACGCTCTGCTGGAGCAACAAG TACGGGCACTGGAGAAAGTCAAGGGGACCACGCAGCTGCAGGCCAACTACTCCTCTTCAGACAGCAGCCTGTACACTAACCCCAAGGGCAGCGCTGTATCGGCCTTCGACGGAGGTTCCGACTCGAGCTCGGAGTCTGAGCCGGAGGAACAGCGTACCCGGAAGAAGCACCGCCCGGAGGACAGCTAA
- the max gene encoding protein max isoform X1 has protein sequence MSDNDDIEVDSDEESPRYHSVADKRAHHNALERKRRDHIKDSFHSLRDSVPALQGEKQSIKQASRAQILDKATEYIQYMRRKNHTHQQDIDDLKRQNALLEQQVRALEKVKGTTQLQANYSSSDSSLYTNPKGSAVSAFDGGSDSSSESEPEEQRTRKKHRPEDS, from the exons ATGAGCGACAACGATGATATCGAGGTCGATAGTGAT GAAGAATCACCGAGATATCACTCTGTG GCAGACAAACGGGCACATCACAATGCGCTGGAGCGCAAACGTAGGGACCACATCAAAGACAGCTTTCACAGCCTTCGGGATTCCGTTCCCGCCTTGCAAGGGGAAAAG CAATCTATCAAACAGGCATCCCGAGCTCAAATCCTAGACAAAGCCACAGAGTACATCCAGTACATGCGACGGAAAAACCACACACACCAGCAGGACATTGACGACCTGAAGAGGCAGAACGCTCTGCTGGAGCAACAAG TACGGGCACTGGAGAAAGTCAAGGGGACCACGCAGCTGCAGGCCAACTACTCCTCTTCAGACAGCAGCCTGTACACTAACCCCAAGGGCAGCGCTGTATCGGCCTTCGACGGAGGTTCCGACTCGAGCTCGGAGTCTGAGCCGGAGGAACAGCGTACCCGGAAGAAGCACCGCCCGGAGGACAGCTAA
- the max gene encoding protein max isoform X2 translates to MSDNDDIEVDSDEESPRYHSVADKRAHHNALERKRRDHIKDSFHSLRDSVPALQGEKASRAQILDKATEYIQYMRRKNHTHQQDIDDLKRQNALLEQQVRALEKVKGTTQLQANYSSSDSSLYTNPKGSAVSAFDGGSDSSSESEPEEQRTRKKHRPEDS, encoded by the exons ATGAGCGACAACGATGATATCGAGGTCGATAGTGAT GAAGAATCACCGAGATATCACTCTGTG GCAGACAAACGGGCACATCACAATGCGCTGGAGCGCAAACGTAGGGACCACATCAAAGACAGCTTTCACAGCCTTCGGGATTCCGTTCCCGCCTTGCAAGGGGAAAAG GCATCCCGAGCTCAAATCCTAGACAAAGCCACAGAGTACATCCAGTACATGCGACGGAAAAACCACACACACCAGCAGGACATTGACGACCTGAAGAGGCAGAACGCTCTGCTGGAGCAACAAG TACGGGCACTGGAGAAAGTCAAGGGGACCACGCAGCTGCAGGCCAACTACTCCTCTTCAGACAGCAGCCTGTACACTAACCCCAAGGGCAGCGCTGTATCGGCCTTCGACGGAGGTTCCGACTCGAGCTCGGAGTCTGAGCCGGAGGAACAGCGTACCCGGAAGAAGCACCGCCCGGAGGACAGCTAA
- the max gene encoding protein max isoform X4, with protein sequence MSDNDDIEVDSDADKRAHHNALERKRRDHIKDSFHSLRDSVPALQGEKASRAQILDKATEYIQYMRRKNHTHQQDIDDLKRQNALLEQQVRALEKVKGTTQLQANYSSSDSSLYTNPKGSAVSAFDGGSDSSSESEPEEQRTRKKHRPEDS encoded by the exons ATGAGCGACAACGATGATATCGAGGTCGATAGTGAT GCAGACAAACGGGCACATCACAATGCGCTGGAGCGCAAACGTAGGGACCACATCAAAGACAGCTTTCACAGCCTTCGGGATTCCGTTCCCGCCTTGCAAGGGGAAAAG GCATCCCGAGCTCAAATCCTAGACAAAGCCACAGAGTACATCCAGTACATGCGACGGAAAAACCACACACACCAGCAGGACATTGACGACCTGAAGAGGCAGAACGCTCTGCTGGAGCAACAAG TACGGGCACTGGAGAAAGTCAAGGGGACCACGCAGCTGCAGGCCAACTACTCCTCTTCAGACAGCAGCCTGTACACTAACCCCAAGGGCAGCGCTGTATCGGCCTTCGACGGAGGTTCCGACTCGAGCTCGGAGTCTGAGCCGGAGGAACAGCGTACCCGGAAGAAGCACCGCCCGGAGGACAGCTAA